In Paraburkholderia sp. PGU19, a single window of DNA contains:
- a CDS encoding RtcB family protein translates to MSPVDYQLMEVASGKAVKMWAQGVAIEEACRRQLRNMARMPFVFRHVAVMPDAHVGKGSTIGSVIPTQGAIIPAAVGVDIGCGIMAVRTTLTAADLPASLSRVRSAIERAVPHGGAMGRRDPGAWSRPPPAVDDAWKLLAPSFQRIVDKYPSLARTNNHAHVGTLGTGNHFIEVCLDGDDSVWFMLHSGSRGVGNAIGSLFITLAQADMRQHLANLPDKDLAYLREGSRHFDDYVEAVGWAQQYARCNREVMMNAVIDAVRATIGKPFTIDEHVVNCHHNYVQKERHFGVDIFVTRKGALSARAGEFGIIPGSMGAKSFIVRGLGNEESFCSCSHGAGRAMSRKEAKRRFTVQDQISATEHVECRKDAGVIDEIPMAYKDIDAVMTAQRSLVEVVHTLRQVVCVKG, encoded by the coding sequence ATGAGTCCGGTCGATTATCAACTAATGGAAGTGGCAAGCGGCAAGGCCGTGAAGATGTGGGCACAGGGCGTGGCTATTGAGGAGGCGTGTCGCCGGCAGTTGAGAAACATGGCCCGCATGCCGTTCGTATTCAGGCACGTTGCCGTCATGCCGGACGCGCACGTGGGCAAAGGCTCGACGATAGGCAGCGTGATTCCGACACAGGGCGCAATCATCCCGGCGGCCGTGGGCGTCGATATCGGCTGCGGGATAATGGCGGTTCGTACAACGTTGACGGCCGCGGACCTGCCCGCTTCGCTTTCCCGCGTGCGCAGCGCGATCGAACGCGCCGTGCCGCACGGCGGTGCGATGGGGCGACGCGATCCGGGTGCATGGTCGCGTCCCCCGCCAGCCGTCGACGACGCCTGGAAGCTGCTGGCGCCCAGTTTTCAGCGCATCGTCGACAAGTATCCTTCCCTCGCGCGCACGAACAATCACGCGCACGTAGGCACGCTCGGCACCGGCAATCACTTCATCGAGGTATGTCTCGATGGCGATGACAGCGTCTGGTTCATGCTGCACAGCGGATCACGCGGCGTGGGCAACGCGATCGGCAGCCTCTTCATCACGCTGGCCCAGGCCGACATGCGTCAACACCTTGCGAATCTTCCGGACAAGGATCTCGCGTACTTGAGGGAAGGCAGCCGGCACTTCGATGACTACGTGGAAGCGGTCGGCTGGGCACAGCAATACGCGCGCTGCAACCGTGAGGTCATGATGAATGCCGTGATCGACGCGGTGCGCGCAACGATCGGCAAACCCTTCACCATCGACGAGCACGTGGTGAACTGCCACCACAACTACGTACAGAAAGAGCGGCACTTTGGCGTCGACATATTTGTAACGCGTAAAGGAGCGTTGTCGGCGCGGGCGGGCGAGTTCGGCATCATACCCGGTTCGATGGGCGCGAAGAGCTTTATCGTTCGCGGCCTCGGCAACGAAGAGAGCTTCTGCTCATGCAGTCACGGCGCCGGGCGCGCAATGAGCCGTAAAGAGGCCAAACGGCGCTTCACGGTCCAGGATCAGATCAGCGCGACGGAGCATGTCGAATGCCGAAAGGATGCAGGGGTTATCGACGAAATTCCGATGGCCTATAAGGACATCGACGCGGTGATGACCGCGCAGCGGAGTCTGGTCGAGGTGGTGCATACGCTGCGGCAGGTGGTTTGTGTGAAAGGTTAG